A genomic window from Salvia hispanica cultivar TCC Black 2014 chromosome 5, UniMelb_Shisp_WGS_1.0, whole genome shotgun sequence includes:
- the LOC125189745 gene encoding uncharacterized protein LOC125189745: MTSTSSTRPPYSPISAGVAVRPIQLTANGRSHHMGYYLADDIYPRWPIFLKTISCLIGERRVLFVAKQESARKDVERAFGVLHSRWAIVKGPTRFWYKEVIADVMYACIIMHNMIVEQERGHVTDWVDDEAGSSSSTATSPVTRGLPMGFGAVLQRHASMRN, translated from the coding sequence atgacatcaacgtcctcaactcgtccacCCTATTCGCCGATCAGTGCAGGGGTCGCGGTCCGGCCCATCCAGTTGACTGCCAACGGCCGCTCAcatcatatggggtactacttgGCCGATGACATATACCCAAGGTGGCCTATTTTTTTGAAGACGATCAGCTGCCTAATTGGTGAGAGGAGAGTCTTGTTTGTGGCAAAGCAGGAGTCCGCgcggaaggatgtggagcgggcttttggggtgctccaTTCGCGGTGGGCAATCGTGAAAGGTCCGACGCGTTTCTGGTACAAGGAAGTCATCGCCGacgtcatgtatgcgtgcatcatcatgcataacatgatagtcgaacaagAACGTGGACATGTCACCGATTGGGTGGATGATGAAGCCGGATCTAGCTCCAGCACGGCGACCTCGCCTGTCACTCGAGGATTACCGATGGGCTTCGGTGCGGTTCTACAGCGACATGCCTCAATGCGCAACTAA